The Flavobacterium piscisymbiosum genome includes a region encoding these proteins:
- a CDS encoding OsmC family protein, with product MKVTLNRVNDAFHFKLKNERGHVVDVDSRAEFGGSDLGASPMELVLMGVAGCSAIDMISILKKQRQEIKAFNAEVEGERVKVGEATPFKEINVVFYLEGDINPEKAKKAAQLSFEKYCSVAKTVEPTATINYKVVLNDEAL from the coding sequence ATGAAAGTAACCTTAAACAGAGTAAACGACGCGTTTCATTTTAAACTTAAAAATGAGCGTGGTCATGTAGTTGATGTTGATAGCAGAGCCGAATTTGGCGGAAGCGATTTAGGTGCAAGTCCAATGGAATTGGTATTGATGGGTGTTGCAGGATGCAGCGCTATTGATATGATTTCGATATTAAAGAAACAACGTCAGGAAATAAAAGCATTTAATGCTGAGGTAGAAGGAGAACGCGTAAAAGTTGGAGAAGCAACACCATTTAAAGAAATCAATGTGGTTTTTTATTTAGAAGGAGATATCAATCCGGAAAAAGCAAAAAAAGCAGCACAGCTTTCTTTCGAGAAATATTGTTCAGTAGCCAAAACGGTTGAACCTACAGCTACAATAAACTATAAAGTTGTCCTAAACGACGAAGCATTATAA
- a CDS encoding trans-sulfuration enzyme family protein yields MNEQEFGFETQAIRTHLEKTQFQEHSTPLYLSSSFVFEDAEDMRASFTEEKVRNIYSRFSNPNTTEFVDKVCAMEGAESGYAFATGMAAIYSTFAALLESGDHIVSAGSVFGSTHALFMTYFPKWNIETTYFDINKPETIEGFIKPNTKILYAETPTNPGVDVIDLELLGQIAKKHNLILIIDNCFATPYIQQPIKYGADIVIHSATKLIDGQGRVLGGVAVGNAELIRKIYLFSRNTGPAMSPFNAWVLSKSLETLAVRVDKHCENALKVAEFLENHPNVESIKYPFLKSHPKYEIAKKQMLLGGNIIAIEIKGGIEAGRKFLDKIKLCSLSANIGDVKTIVTHPASTTHSKLSVEEKLAVGITEGLVRVSVGLETVKDIIADLDQALS; encoded by the coding sequence ATGAACGAACAAGAATTTGGTTTTGAAACCCAAGCCATAAGAACACATCTGGAAAAAACACAATTTCAGGAACATTCAACTCCATTATATTTATCATCAAGTTTTGTATTTGAAGATGCCGAGGATATGAGAGCGTCTTTTACAGAAGAGAAAGTACGTAATATCTATTCACGTTTTAGCAATCCAAACACAACCGAGTTTGTAGATAAGGTTTGTGCTATGGAAGGGGCTGAGTCTGGTTATGCTTTTGCAACCGGAATGGCGGCGATATATTCGACTTTTGCAGCATTGCTGGAGTCAGGCGATCACATTGTTTCTGCGGGAAGTGTTTTTGGGTCTACACACGCGCTGTTTATGACTTATTTTCCTAAATGGAATATCGAAACAACTTATTTTGATATTAACAAACCGGAAACGATAGAGGGATTTATTAAACCTAATACTAAAATTTTATACGCAGAAACGCCAACAAATCCTGGTGTAGATGTAATTGATTTAGAATTATTAGGTCAAATTGCTAAAAAGCACAACTTAATTTTAATCATCGACAATTGTTTTGCTACGCCATATATTCAGCAGCCAATTAAATACGGTGCTGATATAGTGATTCATTCTGCAACAAAATTAATCGACGGACAAGGTCGTGTTTTAGGAGGAGTTGCAGTTGGAAATGCAGAATTAATTCGTAAAATATATTTATTTTCAAGAAATACAGGACCGGCAATGTCGCCATTTAACGCTTGGGTTTTATCGAAAAGTTTAGAGACTTTGGCCGTTCGTGTAGACAAACATTGCGAAAATGCCTTAAAAGTAGCGGAGTTTTTAGAAAATCATCCTAATGTTGAGAGTATTAAATATCCATTCTTAAAATCACATCCAAAATATGAAATCGCCAAAAAACAAATGCTTTTAGGTGGTAACATTATTGCAATTGAAATAAAAGGCGGAATTGAAGCAGGAAGAAAATTTCTGGACAAAATTAAATTATGTTCGCTTTCGGCAAATATTGGAGACGTAAAAACGATCGTAACACATCCTGCATCAACAACACACAGCAAATTATCTGTTGAAGAAAAGTTGGCTGTTGGAATTACTGAAGGTTTAGTGCGTGTTTCTGTAGGTCTGGAAACCGTAAAAGATATTATTGCCGATTTAGATCAGGCTCTTTCTTAA
- a CDS encoding alpha/beta hydrolase, translating to MKPRLLILSDLFGGKDPEWVKIYMNLLQSKFEIQYYDVVELANIDSDNFIESEIHNQFLNGGIDKAVQNLLQLETEKVIILGFSIGGTIAWNASLKGLNVTHLFAVSSTRLRYETEIPNSIIKLYFGEKDPNKPNPKWFLDLNIDNEILEANSHQLYLIENNIPLICNDVLKSLQQ from the coding sequence ATGAAACCAAGATTACTCATTTTATCGGATCTATTTGGAGGGAAAGATCCGGAATGGGTAAAAATCTACATGAATTTATTGCAATCTAAATTCGAGATTCAATATTATGATGTGGTTGAACTGGCCAATATTGATTCTGATAATTTTATCGAAAGTGAGATTCATAATCAGTTTCTTAACGGAGGAATTGATAAAGCAGTCCAAAATTTACTTCAATTAGAAACAGAAAAAGTAATTATTTTAGGATTTAGTATTGGAGGTACAATTGCCTGGAATGCATCTTTAAAAGGGTTGAATGTTACACATTTATTTGCTGTTTCATCTACAAGATTACGATACGAAACTGAAATCCCCAATAGTATTATCAAATTGTATTTTGGAGAAAAAGATCCTAATAAACCTAACCCAAAATGGTTTTTGGATTTGAATATAGATAATGAAATTCTCGAAGCTAATAGTCATCAACTCTATTTGATAGAAAATAATATACCTTT